One Aspergillus oryzae RIB40 DNA, chromosome 2 genomic window carries:
- a CDS encoding HECT domain protein (E3 ubiquitin protein ligase) — protein MTRLRGASVSSYEVSHCGTDKPQFHRSKVPPNAPEVITQNTVDVSDPAQVLLWYRDERRRHFNLLVRRYKNQLLYGCQDPSCSIPTCASYRRRVTEEPFRRYTELSARTLACYLASVDNAESGLCRNTPRVPSDLSSQDHHRRSKRRSRASTNDSRKECSGSSVVGQGATDGYSVAQTSDGQGDFWDNAGRTSSPGFALQAEAECIPANEDQSTQPLKDPKSFTQNLFDTLSLRMIEWLPLRRSPSTFSADSDHSYSRSSSRSPKPSTVHGKSHSRTEKHRQERERTSRHNTSTRGNPLTPSSRTITNTTAAVELKLPNQQIKRLSLADVDQRRQSPRSSIDEKVYPELKPARKLSINTHASADGLVNIPSPPALRHRPQKHRGRTGDGACLHEQPKKERRVSWDGAKLLNGVHVPDDHNPLSADDDQPASEPRSPSAPSLKHNGIHQSEDMPTIQSLTHLTSEIIDELGKLVALSDDEAERWKDELAYIESMGTFDDSEWRFATSRQREAFTFVSQSVFYALSSTRQILRSFRDNTAGPNDIGQSNSNLKLNLQQLQPSLRKLFTICPRELVFHSLWSALESLFVPPKELSHPRQSRRSSYNSTTGAVSAPIIIRRASDALGNEHVTDSCAADVATVALFALASSLPEIDATTWRGILQMRATGAVASSADMQKLPLRNTRAVVDVTDALEHDLALRLVDRLVRALTARMAFYEISKVRHPYSHASRKSKNSVLDFLINNLSDNHRLVTADVDDQNQVRPPGAAAVIAEWLRTLLLKEWDGSPEMSKSSATGGAVQILSLMYKERNRLGLVPEDFHTPFLSERLEPLEMPVEWIGRSPNNKTLHLLSYPFLFPPSALVIYFRALNYAAMSRFYEAAMTTTRHVMQTAFGAIQIQDDVGMLARLKTSMTAYLVLVVRRDNLLPDALNQLWRRERRELMRPLKVQMGMDEGEEGLDHGGVQQEFFRVLMAEALDQSYGMFATDSRTRVSWFQPCSLEPLYKFELLGLLMSLAVYNGLTLPINFPTAFYRKLLGLKVKHLDHIRDGWPELTKGLEQLLTWEDGDVEDVFMRTYEFSFEAFGAIETVDMQKVDRDAPWPLPSALARSGGGNRSLGSPTWSEVRRYTDCVNLSPPSSMGAEATESFADMAKSLDGSVVMQSPTPPAEEASFVTNRNRSQFVRDYIFWLTDKSIRPQFEAFAQGFYTCLDRSALSIFTPEALKTVVEGIQEINMDELEHHARYEGGFGPSHRTIRDFWSIARRFSVEKKAQLLEFVTASDRVPVNGIASIMFVIQKNGVGDARLPTSLTCFGRLLLPEYSSRSVLEDKLNKALENARGFGAA, from the exons ATGACTAGGCTCCGCGGAGCTTCCGTGAGCTCGTATGAGGTTTCGCATTGTGGCACCGATAAACCCCAGTTTCATCGGTCGAAGGTCCCGCCAAACGCGCCGGAAGTTATCACGCAGAATACCGTCGATGTATCGGACCCCGCACAGGTCTTGCTCTGGTACAGGGATGAGCGACGACGACATTTTAATCTTCTGGTTCGCAG GTACAAAAACCAGCTCCTCTATGGATGTCAGGACCCAAGCTGTTCCATCCCCACCTGCGCAAGCTATCGAAGGAGGGTGACTGAGGAGCCGTTCCGTCGATATACCGAGTTGAGTGCCCGGACACTGGCATGCTACCTGGCTAGTGTGGATAACGCAGAGAGTGGCCTTTGTCGCAACACCCCTCGGGTTCCATCGGATTTATCATCGCAAGACCATCACCGTCGATCCAAACGCCGAAGCCGTGCTTCTACAAACGATTCGAGGAAGGAATGTAGTGGATCATCGGTAGTGGGCCAAGGTGCCACGGATGGATATTCGGTGGCTCAAACCTCAGATGGGCAGGGCGATTTCTGGGATAATGCGGGACGGACTTCCTCCCCAGGATTTGCGTTGCAAGCAGAGGCTGAATGTATACCGGCCAACGAAGACCAATCAACCCAACCATTAAAGGATCCGAAGTCCTTCACCCAGAATTTGTTTGATACCTTGTCCTTGAGAATGATTGAATGGTTGCCCTTGAGGCGTTCCCCGAGTACATTTAGCGCAGACTCCGACCATTCATACTCTCGATCTAGCTCTCGATCTCCAAAGCCGAGCACCGTACACGGCAAATCTCATTCTAGGACAGAAAAGCATCGCCAAGAGAGGGAACGTACGTCTCGACACAATACATCTACTAGGGGTAATCCACTTACGCCTTCGTCACGAACCATCACCAATACAACAGCTGCTGTTGAGTTGAAATTACCGAACCAGCAAATTAAACGACTATCGCTTGCTGATGTAGATCAACGACGACAAAGTCCTCGATCAAGTATCGACGAGAAAGTTTATCCAGAGCTAAAGCCCGCTAGGAAGCTGTCGATCAACACGCATGCGAGTGCAGATGGGCTCGTCAACATACCTTCCCCACCCGCTTTGAGACATCGCCCACAGAAACATCGGGGCAGGACTGGAGACGGTGCTTGCCTGCATGAGCAgccgaaaaaagaaagacgtGTTTCTTGGGACGGTGCGAAGCTCCTGAACGGGGTCCACGTTCCTGACGACCACAACCCCCTTTCTGCTGACGATGACCAGCCTGCCTCAGAGCCCCGATCTCCAAGTGCCCCTAGCCTGAAGCACAATGGTATACATCAAAGCGAGGATATGCCCACTATACAATCTCTTACTCACCTGACTTCTGAGATCATCGACGAACTAGGAAAATTGGTGGCTCTATCTGACGATGAAGCTGAACGATGGAAAGACGAACTGGCTTATATAGAGTCCATGGGTACATTTGACGATTCGGAGTGGAGGTTTGCAACGTCTCGCCAACGTGAAGCATTTACTTTCGTTTCACAGAGCGTTTTCTATGCATTGAGCAGTACAAGGCAAATTCTACGATCTTTTCGAGACAATACGGCTGGCCCGAACGACATAGGGCAAAGTAATTCTAATCTAAAGCTGAACCTCCAGCAGCTTCAGCCATCATTGCGGAAGCTATTTACGATTTGTCCTAGGGAACTCGTCTTTCATAGTCTTTGGAGTGCGCTTGAATCGCTATTCGTTCCGCCGAAAGAATTATCGCACCCCAGACAATCCCGCCGGTCGTCCTACAATTCTACGACAGGAGCTGTATCTGCGCCTATAATAATTCGCCGGGCATCTGATGCACTAGGCAACGAACACGTTACTGATTCATGTGCAGCAGATGTCGCAACAGTCGCCCTTTTTGCATTGGCTAGTTCTCTTCCGGAGATAGATGCCACCACCTGGCGCGGAATTCTTCAGATGCGCGCTACTGGGGCTGTAGCTTCGAGCGCGGATATGCAAAAGCTTCCGTTACGCAATACACGAGCGGTTGTGGACGTAACCGACGCACTAGAACATGACCTTGCCTTGCGATTAGTTGACCGCTTGGTGCGCGCTCTCACAGCGCGAATGGCCTTCTATGAGATTTCGAAAGTCCGACACCCTTATAGTCACGCTTCGCGTAAATCAAAGAACAGTGTTCTAGATTttctcatcaacaaccttaGCGACAACCACCGCCTTGTAACCGCCGATGTCGACGACCAAAATCAGGTAAGGCCACCGGGTGCTGCTGCGGTCATCGCGGAATGGCTTCGTACTTTATTACTCAAAGAATGGGACGGGAGTCCTGAAATGTCTAAAAGTAGCGCGACCGGGGGCGCCGTGCAGATATTGTCCCTAATGTACAAGGAACGGAATCGCTTGGGCCTTGTCCCGGAAGACTTTCACACTCCGTTCCTTTCGGAGAGGTTGGAGCCCCTAGAGATGCCTGTTGAGTGGATAGGTCGGTCGCCGAATAATAAGACCCTGCACTTGCTTTCATACCCCTTCCTATTTCCTCCCTCTGCTCTGGTCATCTACTTCCGCGCTTTGAATTATGCCGCCATGTCAAGATTCTACGAGGCTGCAATGACTACCACCAGACACGTAATGCAGACAGCTTTTGGAGCCATACAAATCCAGGATGATGTTGGGATGCTCGCACGACTGAAGACTTCGATGACTGCGTATTTGGTTCTTGTGGTCCGACGAGACAATCTCCTCCCCGATGCCCTCAATCAGCTGTGGCGGCGTGAGAGGCGAGAGCTAATGCGGCCGTTAAAAGTCCAGATGGGAATGGATGAGGGtgaagaaggtcttgatcACGGCGGTGTCCAGCAGGAGTTCTTCCGAGTACTCATGGCAGAAGCCCTGGACCAGTCGTATGGTATGTTTGCGACGGATAGTCGCACTCGTGTTTCCTGGTTTCAACCGTGTTCGTTGGAACCGCTATACAAGTTTGAGCTTCTCGGGTTATTAATGTCCCTTGCGGTGTACAATGGCCTTACTCTGCCCATCAATTTCCCAACTGCTTTCTATCGCAAACTTCTTGGGCTGAAGGTGAAGCATCTCGACCATATCCGTGATGGCTGGCCAGAACTTACTAAGGGTCTTGAACAACTCCTGACTTGGGAGGATGGCGATGTCGAAGACGTATTTATGCGCACGTATGAATTTAGCTTCGAAGCCTTTGGTGCCATTGAGACCGTGGACATGCAGAAAGTCGACAGAGATGCTCCATGGCCTCTTCCTTCAGCTTTGGCGCGATCAGGGGGTGGAAACCGGTCCCTCGGTTCCCCAACTTGGTCGGAGGTTCGCCGTTACACTGATTGCGTGAACCTAAGCCCGCCGTCCTCGATGGGTGCAGAGGCAACAGAATCGTTTGCGGACATGGCGAAATCCCTGGATGGTTCGGTAGTGATGCAGTCGCCTACGCCTCCAGCTGAGGAGGCATCTTTTGTGACAAATCGAAATCGCTCTCAATTCGTTAGAGATTACATCTTTTGGCTGACCGACAAGTCGATTCGGCCCCAGTTCGAGGCTTTTGCACAGGGCTTCTACACCTGTTTGGATCGCTCGGCCTTGTCCATATTCACGCCAGAGGCACTGAAAACTGTGGTGGAAGGAATCCAAGAGATTAATATGGATGAGCTGGAACATCATGCACGTTACGAAGGAGGTTTCGGCCCAAGCCATCGCACAATCCGGGATTTCTGGAGTATTGCACGACGGTTCTCTGTGGAGAAAAAGGCGCAGCTGTTGGAGTTTGTAACTGCCAGTGACCGGGTTCCGGTTAACGGGATTGCGAGCATTATGTTTGTTATCCAAAAGAACGGAGTGGGTGATGCT CGCCTTCCCACCAGTTTAACCTGTTTTGGTCGGCTTCTTTTACCAGAATATTCATCGAGGAGTGTCTTGGAAGACAAGCTCAATAAAGCCTTGGAGAACGCTCGGGGATTCGGCGCTGCATAA
- a CDS encoding putative DUF21 and CBS domain protein (Mam3) (predicted membrane protein, contains two CBS domains), with protein sequence MATPSAVRLLAIRPVIVGFAKLLMLALGGLPLVSAAPATYIAYSEESPKAPNDPDLWLYLGVAAILVLSGGAFAGLTIALMGQDEVYLQVIKTSGEGSERKNAESVLKLLKRGKHWVLVTLLLSNVITNETLPIVLDRSLGGGWPAVLGSTVLIVIFGEVVPQSICVRYGLPIGAWMAPCVLALMYIMAPVAWPIAKLLDRLLGEDHGTIYKKAGLKTLVTLHKTLGEAGEQLNSDEVTIISAVLDLKDKPVGSIMTPMDDVFTMSADTVLDEDTMDLILSQGYSRIPIHAPDNPTNFVGMLLVKMLITYDPEDCRRVREFALATLPETRPETSCLDIVNFFQEGKSHMVLVSEYPGEDRGALGVVTLEDVIEELIGEEIVDESDVFIDVHKAIRRMTPAPIKSRVPKGKIVEEPPSLPPQKTGTLVDVDGEPQVSKPPANVRRRSSVEPPLPRFQLRMPQSDRNSDSTDGLVTKRGTTDEIREHLKHLGPSNLASRPRQTRYQNVKIKRASVSPTRSAQTDMDSGHSMSGSQALHPNSTALPGGIGEGLVQPGLDARDGAYAVRVGYGTMSGPKPADAGTQTVGKDVSIPEAVHEEQDEPPRPPGSAAISVNSESSNSQKFKPTSYQHQGPARSGSITEHVVDVNGIRKVVLHTTSTSSSDHEGRTSPKSKFPVRQDGEVVDLNGKRSDGTQGDGTKKRRRRRKRGQASKHADNHVDEESPLLPQ encoded by the exons ATGGCTACACCTTCCGCCGTTCGCCTCCTGGCCATCCGGCCGGTGATTGTCGGCTTTGCAAAATTGTTGATGCTTGCTTTGGGCGGCCTTCCCCTTGTCTCTGCCGCTCCCGCGACCTATATTGCTTACTCCGAAGAGAGTCCGAAGGCTCCTAACGATCCGGACTTATGGCTGTATCTCGGGGTTGCCGCCATCCTCGTTTTGAGCGGCGGTGCATTCGCTGGTCTAACCATTGCATTGATGGGCCAG GATGAAGTCTATCTACAAGTCATCAAAACCTCTGGCGAAGGCTCTGAACGAAAGAATGCAGAAAGTGTGCTCAAACTGTTGAAGCGAGGAAAGCATTGGGTACTGGTGACTCTTCTGCTCAGTAATGTCATCACAAATGAAACCCTTCCCATTGTCCTAGACCGGTCGTTAGGAGGAGGTTGGCCGGCTGTTCTTGGCAGTACAGTCTTGATTG TCATCTTCGGCGAAGTTGTCCCCCAGTCGATATGTGTTCGCTACGGTCTCCCGATCGGTGCTTGGATGGCTCCTTGCGTCCTGGCCCTCATGTACATTATGGCTCCGGTCGCATGGCCCATAGCGAAACTTCTTGATAGGTTGCTGGGCGAGGATCATGGAACGATCTACAAAAAGGCTGGATTAAAAACACTAGTGACGCTGCATAAAACCTTGGGTGAAGCGGGCGAACAGCTCAACTCCGATGAGGTTACAATTATTAGTGCCGTTCTGGATTTGAAAGATAAGCCAGTCGGTAGCATTATGACTCCAATGGACGACGTTTTCACCATGTCCGCAGATACTGTTCTGGATGAAGACACGATGGATTTGATACTCTCCCAAGGATATTCCCGCATCCCGATTCACGCACCAGATAACCCGACAAATTTCGTGGGCATGCTTCTAGTTAAGATGTTAATCACATACGACCCCGAGGACTGCAGGCGAGTACGGGAATTTGCACTGGCAACTCTTCCCGAGACTCGCCCTGAAACAAGCTGCTTGGATATCGTCAACTTTTTCCAAGAAGGAAAGTCCCACATGGTACTGGTGTCCGAGTATCCCGGTGAAGACCGTGGTGCCTTGGGTGTTGTTACTCTGGAAGATGTGATCGAGGAGCTCATTGGCGA GGAAATCGTTGACGAATCGGATGTCTTTATTGATGTTCACAAGGCGATAAGGCGCATGACGCCTGCACCCATAAAATCCCGGGTTCCTAAGGGCAAGATTGTGGAAGAACCTCCTTCTTTACCCCCTCAGAAGACGGGCACTTTGGTGGATGTAGATGGCGAACCCCAAGTCTCCAAACCCCCTGCGAACGTTCGCCGTCGAAGCTCAGTAGAACCGCCACTTCCGCGTTTCCAGCTTCGGATGCCACAGTCGGACAGAAATTCAGATTCAACAGATGGCCTAGTAACCAAACGAGGAACCACTGACGAAATTCGGGAGCACTTGAAGCATCTCGGGCCTTCTAATTTGGCCAGCCGACCTCGTCAAACCCGGTACCAGAATGTGAAGATCAAGCGGGCTAGCGTCTCGCCTACTCGTTCTGCGCAAACCGATATGGACTCTGGCCATAGTATGTCTGGCTCCCAGGCCTTGCATCCTAACTCGACCGCCTTACCCGGTGGGATCGGCGAGGGACTAGTCCAGCCGGGGTTGGATGCAAGAGATGGCGCATACGCTGTTCGCGTAGGTTACGGTACCATGAGTGGGCCTAAGCCCGCCGATGCTGGAACCCAAACAGTGGGGAAGGATGTCTCAATCCCGGAAGCAGTTCACGAAGAACAAGACGAACCACCTCGTCCACCTGGTAGTGCCGCAATCAGTGTGAATTCCGAAAGCTCGAATTCGCAGAAATTCAAGCCAACCAGTTACCAGCATCAAGGTCCTGCTCGCAGTGGCAGTATCACGGAGCATGTGGTTGATGTCAACGGAATCCGCAAAGTAGTTCTCCACACAACCAGCACCAGTTCTTCTGATCATGAGGGACGTACATCACCTAAAAGCAAATTTCCAGTTCGACAGGATGGGGAGGTTGTCGATTTGAATGGTAAAAGGTCCGACGGCACTCAAGGCGATGGGACTAAAAAACGTCGTCGTCGGCGCAAGCGTGGGCAAGCATCGAAGCACGCGGACAATCATGTGGACGAGGAATCGCCACTACTGCCACAATGA
- a CDS encoding uncharacterized protein (predicted protein), with amino-acid sequence MHLKPIQTLLPTLLLFLHLPTPALTTQSPLSPSTPKSGNPVINGWYADPEARIFDTTYWLYPTYSAAYEAQTFFDAFSSPDLLTWTKHPTILNLTAIPWSTNRAAWAPSVTRSPSTGEYFMYFSAGDGAGIGVAKSLSGRPEGPFEDVLGRPLIGETVFGAEPIDAQVFVDEEDGNRVWLYFGGWSHAVVVELGADMVSLKGEYLEITPKEYVEGPWVLRRGGVYYFMYSVGG; translated from the coding sequence atgcaCCTCAAACCAatccaaaccctcctcccaaccctcctcctcttcctccacctcccaaCCCCAGCCCTAACCACCCAATCCCCCCTAAGCCCCTCAACCCCCAAATCCGGCAACCCAGTAATAAACGGCTGGTACGCCGACCCCGAAGCCCGCATCTTCGACACCACCTACTGGCTCTACCCAACCTACAGCGCCGCCTACGAAGCCCAAACCTTCTTCGacgccttctcctcccccgaCCTCCTAACCTGGACCAAACACCCAACCATCCTAAACCTAACCGCCATTCCCTGGTCCACCAACCGCGCCGCCTGGGCCCCCTCCGTCACCCGCTCCCCGTCCACAGGGGAATACTTCATGTATTTCTCCGCCGGCGACGGGGCGGGCATCGGGGTCGCGAAATCTCTCTCCGGGAGGCCGGAGGGTCCGTTCGAGGATGTCCTCGGCAGGCCGTTGATAGGGGAGACGGTGTTCGGGGCGGAGCCGATTGATGCGCAGGTTTttgtggacgaagaggatgggaATAGGGTTTGGTTGTATTTTGGGGGGTGGAGTcatgctgttgttgttgagttGGGGGCTGATATGGTTAGTCTTAAGGGGGAGTATTTGGAGATTACTCCCAAGGAGTATGTCGAGGGACCGTGGGTTTTGAGGAGGGGTGGGGTTTATTATTTTATGTACAGTGTTGGGGGGTAa
- a CDS encoding MFS transporter (synaptic vesicle transporter SVOP and related transporters (major facilitator superfamily)), whose protein sequence is MLVDEGRSSWLDPMQKYKPDFNPGGGDADIGPKAGLIDAPGHSTELAAPTSGSLARTIAFLLMDSTIVAVAKKSRPGTIVVVMVKHIPIRYPLLLATNALVPSPDRIARMSVQYVDFESPDDPSIPFNWPIRKRVYISGLLGLLTMVVAMASSIFTSAIPTVIMMYNIDREVATLGVSLYVLGFATGPLCWAPFSELKGRKLPLVTSAFGFTVFCFATAVSKDLQSLMILRYFTGFFGAGPLTLSGAVYADIFPPHQRGIAMVGFCLMVFSGPLTAPFIGGFTVMNHSLGWRWTAYIPGILGSGIFVLLLTTMRETYVPVLLSWKADRLRREQGDWSIHAKHEEISLDLRAIIADYVSLPLKMLALDPIVLCMSVFASFVYGLLYLFLTAYPIIFQQIHGMNPGVGGLPYIGIIVGQLFGALGVFAMQPWVLRKMERNGGIIMPEWRLPIAIPGALAFSGGLFWLGWSGYRRSISWVAPTVSGLLTGFGLLTMFLPSIAYVVEARPKKAASAVAAHTFLRSLAGAIFPLFASYMFDALGVEWACTLLGCVAALLIPIPLLLYIYGARIRNRSGLSNES, encoded by the exons ATGCTTGTGGACGAGGGAAGGTCGTCCTGGTTAGATCCCATGCAGAAATATAAACCGGATTTTAACCCCGGGGGGGGGGATGCCGATATTGGTCCTAAAGCGGGCCTTATCGATGCCCCAGGGCACTCTACGGAGCTTGCAGCTCCGACGAGCGGTTCACTCGCCAGGACCATTGCATTTCTACTGATGGACTCGACCATCGTTGCCGTTGCTAAAAAAAGTAGGCCGGGCACCATAGTAGTCGTAATGGTCAAA CATATTCCGATACGATACCCTCTTCTACTCGCTACTAATGCTCTTGTTCCGTCCCCTGATCGAATCGCCAGAATGAGTGTACAATACGTTGACTTTGAGAGTCCCGATGATCCGTCCATACCATTTAACTGGCCAATTCGGAAACG GGTATATATCTCAGGGTTGCTGGGACTCCTTACAATGGTCGTGGCAATGGCGAGTAGTATCTTTACTTCAGCCATACCCACCGTGATCATGATGTACAATATCGACAGGGAGGTAGCAACCCTAGGTGTCTCGCTCTACGTCCTTGGATTTGCCACGGGTCCCTTATGTTGGGCTCCTTTCTCCGAACTAAAAGGGAGAAAGCTTCCATTGGTTACATCAGCCTTTGGATTTACTGTTTTCTGTTTTGCAACTGCTGTTTCCAAAGATCTTCAGTCCCTTATGATACTTAGATACTTCACGGGCTTTTTCGGGGCGGGTCCCTTGACTCTTTCTGGGGCAGTCTATGCTGACATTTTCCCACCACATCAACGCGGTATTGCGATGGTCGGGTTCTGTCTGATGGTATTCAGCGGCCCTCTTACAGCCCCGTTCATAGGTGGATTTACTGTAATGAACCATAGTCTTGGTTGGCGCTGGACAGCATATATACCAGGAATTTTAGGCAGCGGCATCTTCGTGCTTCTACTTACTACGATGAGAGAAACCTATGTACCGGTCCTCCTCTCCTGGAAGGCGGATCGACTACGTCGCGAGCAGGGCGATTGGTCTATTCATGCAAAGCACGAGGAAATAAGCCTTGACTTGCGAGCCATAATTGCCGACTATGTCAGTCTTCCATTGAAAATGTTAGCCCTCGACCCGATCGTGCTATGTATGAGCGTTTTCGCCTCGTTCGTATATGGGCTTTTATATCTCTTTTTAACTGCATATCCTATTATCTTTCAACAGATCCATGGCATGAACCCCGGGGTAGGCGGGCTACCTTACATTGGAATCATCGTGGGACAGCTATTTGGCGCTTTGGGTGTGTTCGCAATGCAGCCATGGGTTCTTCGGAAAATGGAGCGGAATGGGGGCATAATAATGCCAGAGTGGCGTCTACCTATCGCGATTCCAGGAGCACTTGCCTTCTCGGGAGGTTTATTCTGGCTGGGTTGGTCAGGCTACCGGCGAAGCATATCATGGGTAGCTCCCACAGTATCAGGCCTACTTACTGGATTTGGCCTGCTGACAATGTTCCTACCCTCGATCGCCTATGTGGTGGAGGCACGACCGAAAAA GGCTGCTTCAGCCGTCGCTGCACACACGTTTCTTCGGTCATTGGCTGGCGCGATATTTCCACTTTTCGCATCCTATATG TTCGACGCTCTAGGGGTTGAATGGGCCTGCACCCTGCTCGGATGTGTCGCAGCGCTCCTCATCCCGATACCTTTGCTCCTCTACATCTACGGCGCCCGAATCAGGAATCGCTCCGGGTTGTCGAATGAATCTTAG
- a CDS encoding putative C2H2 finger domain protein (C2H2-type Zn-finger protein), whose product MKRRIASLPPVSQEVFNDKVLAAKATTSAAAAKASFEKTCVACQKTFFSENSYQNHVKSSKHKAREAQMLRDSADDASSVMSSTFSLGEPVNKPRERSEVSKVTESLKNATIEEDDEDEEMEEQGFSASRCLFCNEKSSDLQQNTEHMFKTHGMFIPEKDYLVDLEGLVHYLYRKINENSECLYCHAVRNNPEGARTHMRDKGHCMIAFEKQDEQVEIGQFYDFRSTYSDGEGEDEEDSIMEDGGVKVDGEDDEGWETETSASSMDDDEDELDDTKGQVYATEFELHLPSGRTAGHRSLAKYYRQNLRNYPTAEERAARQLAIENGEIEEEEPKPRGRDLNRAVVSRGNGGMGMIGATDSQKQFAAELERKDRTRAQRQEKRYTARVNRAANNQKHFRDPLLQ is encoded by the exons ATGAAGCGCCGCATCGCGTCTCTGCCCCCAGTGTCCCAGGAGGTTTTTAACGACAAGGTCCTTGCTGCCAAAGCCACAACTAGtgctgccgccgccaaaGCTTCCTTTGAGAAGACATGTGTCGCCTGCCAGAAGACATTCTTCAGCGAGAACTCGTATCAGAACCACGTGAAGAGTTCCAAGCACAAGGCCCGTGAGGCACAGATGCTTAGAGACAGCGCCGATGATGCATCGTCTGTCATGAGTTCTACTTTCTCTCTGGGCGAGCCAGTCAACAAGCCTCGTGAGCGGTCGGAGGTGTCGAAAGTTACGGAGAGTCTCAAGAACGCTACcatcgaagaggatgacgaagatgaggaaatggaagagcAGGGCTTCTCGGCCTCCCGTTGTCTTTTCTGTAATGAGAAATcttcagatcttcaacaaaaCACCGAGCACATGTTCAAGACCCACGGCATGTTCATACCAGAGAAGGACTATCTTGTTGATTTGGAGGGACTTGTCCACTATCTTTATCGGAAGATCAATGAGAACAGTGAATGTTTATACTGCCATGCCGTCCGAAACAACCCCGAGGGTGCTCGTACCCACATGCGCGACAAGGGTCACTGCATGATCGCATTCGAAAAGCAAGATGAGCAAGTTGAAATCGGACAGTTCTATGACTTCCGCAGCACTTACTCAGatggtgagggtgaggatgaggaggactCGATCATGGAGGATGGTGGTGTCAAGGTGGAtggcgaggatgatgagggaTGGGAAACCGAAACTTCTGCATCTTCTatggatgacgatgaggatgagctcGACGACACGAAGGGACAGGTCTATGCGACAGAGTTTGAGCTGCATTTGCCCTCAGGCCGCACTGCAGGTCACCGATCGCTCGCCAAATACTACCGCCAGAACTTGCGTAACTACCCTACAGCGGAAGAACGGGCAGCTCGTCAGCTGGCTATTGAAAATGGCgagattgaggaggaggaaccgAAACCCAGGGGTCGCGACCTCAATCGGGCCGTTGTTAGCCGTGGCAATGGCGGTATGGGTATGATCGGTGCTACTGACAGCCAGAAGCAATTTGCTGCTGAGCTTGAACGCAAAGACCGGACTCGTGCCCAGCGACAAGAGAAGCGGTACACAGCTCGGGTCAACCGGGCTGCCAATAACCAGAAGCACTTCAGG GATCCCCTCCTGCAGTAG